A genomic segment from Chitinophagaceae bacterium encodes:
- the trmB gene encoding tRNA (guanosine(46)-N7)-methyltransferase TrmB yields MAQKKLFRFGQIKTFKNVLEYPENIKGNWHNFFGNKNPIELELACGRGEYTIGLAAIHLNKNFIGVDIKGNRMYIGAKKALQHNLQNAAFLRTQIEMLDNYFSPGEVDNIWITFPDPQLRTSKAKKRLTHPRFLRLYQKILKPGGSIHLKTDSPQLYTFTLLVIEKYGLQLLKKSGNVYAVKHPPELAIKTFYESLDIAQSKKIHYLQFCLPKTISHIDNELQEILKQTENNAIVT; encoded by the coding sequence ATGGCACAAAAAAAATTATTCAGGTTTGGGCAAATAAAAACTTTTAAAAATGTTTTGGAATACCCGGAAAATATTAAGGGCAACTGGCACAATTTTTTTGGAAATAAAAACCCTATAGAATTAGAACTTGCCTGCGGCAGAGGAGAATATACAATAGGGCTCGCCGCTATACACCTCAATAAAAATTTTATAGGTGTAGATATAAAGGGCAACCGAATGTACATTGGCGCCAAAAAAGCATTGCAGCATAATTTGCAAAATGCTGCATTTCTCCGCACCCAAATTGAAATGCTCGATAATTATTTTTCACCAGGGGAAGTAGATAATATCTGGATTACTTTTCCCGATCCACAACTCCGTACATCAAAAGCAAAAAAAAGACTTACACACCCACGCTTTTTAAGGCTTTACCAAAAAATATTAAAACCAGGCGGAAGCATACATTTAAAAACCGACTCGCCTCAACTTTATACCTTTACTTTACTGGTAATTGAAAAATATGGTTTACAACTACTTAAAAAATCCGGTAATGTTTATGCCGTTAAGCACCCACCGGAGTTGGCCATAAAAACATTTTACGAAAGCCTTGATATTGCCCAAAGCAAAAAAATACATTACCTGCAATTTTGCCTACCGAAAACTATATCCCACATAGATAATGAACTACAGGAGATATTAAAGCAAACAGAAAATAATGCAATTGTTACCTGA
- a CDS encoding Lrp/AsnC ligand binding domain-containing protein: MGTKFNLDKLDLQILEAMMHDAEISYAELGKKLFVSGGTIHVRIKKLEEFKIVKGKRLNVDLRQLGYDITAFIGVYLEKSSMYDAVAEELKKIPQIVRLNYTTGNYSMFIEVVCKDINQLRHVLHDELQKIKGIERTETLISLEEGFIRNVPVAPVD; this comes from the coding sequence ATGGGCACAAAATTCAATCTTGACAAACTTGACCTGCAAATACTGGAAGCCATGATGCATGATGCGGAAATTTCTTATGCAGAATTGGGTAAAAAATTATTTGTAAGCGGTGGAACAATTCATGTACGTATTAAAAAGCTGGAAGAATTTAAAATTGTGAAAGGAAAAAGATTGAATGTGGACCTTCGGCAGTTGGGATACGATATTACGGCTTTCATTGGTGTGTATCTTGAAAAAAGTTCGATGTACGATGCGGTTGCCGAAGAGTTGAAAAAAATTCCGCAAATTGTACGCCTAAATTATACTACAGGCAATTACAGTATGTTTATTGAAGTGGTGTGTAAAGATATAAACCAATTGCGGCATGTATTGCATGATGAGCTGCAAAAAATAAAAGGTATAGAAAGAACCGAAACCTTGATTTCTCTTGAAGAAGGTTTTATACGCAATGTACCAGTAGCGCCGGTGGATTAA
- a CDS encoding MGMT family protein produces the protein MKKKVQNKIKKEQAKEYSFFADVFDVVRLIPRGRVTSYGAIAAYLGTKLSARMVGWAMNASHSTRPKPPAQRVVNRNGMLTGKFHFETPTKMEELLKKDGITVKNDKVVDFKNIFWDPDVELGY, from the coding sequence ATGAAAAAAAAAGTTCAAAACAAAATAAAAAAAGAACAGGCAAAAGAATATAGTTTTTTTGCCGATGTGTTTGATGTGGTAAGGCTTATACCCAGGGGAAGGGTAACCTCTTACGGCGCTATTGCTGCGTACCTGGGCACCAAACTTTCTGCCCGTATGGTGGGCTGGGCAATGAATGCCTCACACAGCACAAGGCCAAAACCGCCTGCCCAAAGGGTGGTAAACCGCAATGGGATGCTTACCGGAAAATTTCATTTTGAAACACCCACAAAAATGGAAGAGCTTTTAAAAAAAGATGGCATCACCGTAAAAAACGATAAGGTTGTAGATTTTAAAAATATTTTTTGGGATCCCGATGTGGAATTAGGTTACTAA